The window AGCAGCGGCGGTAATACCGGGAACAAGTTCGACTTCGATACCTTCTTGTATTAAACGCAGCATTTCTTCACCACCACGTCCAAACACAAATGCATCACCTCCTTTAAGGCGACAGATATTTAAGCCTTGCTGAGCTTTGGTCACGAGAAGATCATTAATTTCATCTTGGGGTACGCTGTGACGATCTTTGGCTTTCCCAACATACAAGGCAGGGGTTGAAGGAGGGAATAATTGACAGATCTCTTTACTTACCAAACGATCAAACAAGATCAGATCTGCCTGCTGAATAACCCTTAATGCCTTTAAGGTGAGTAAATCAGGATCACCCGGCCCCGCACCCACTAAGCTGACTTTCCCTGAAAACGGGCTTTCTTTGGCAGTGACTGCTGCAAAATTAACAATGCTATTTGTAGGGGGTTCATTTGACATAACTCAATTCCTCTTACGCTTCCATGCTTGCTATGAGTTGAGCTACAGCAAAGAGAGTGCCAGTAGTGAGTATTTAATTCCCTCCAGTTAACAAAGTCGTTTTATTTCAATGAATTAAAGTTTAAATTTATACACAAATCATATTTCAGCCTCTTCTCCATTACTCATTATCCCCCTCTAAATAAAGGGCTGTTGCACAGAATGAGTGCGCGAGACACCAGAATAAAGCACCGAATTTCAACGTCATAACCCTTTAGTAGTAGTTAAATGCACCATCAAAACCACACCTATGGGCACATTAAGCTACAAGGCATTGTTTAATAAGACTTAACACTTATTTTTTCATGAGCTTTCTCACTTATTTCAAACTGGCGTAGTTATTGCTCAGTCTCTTATATAACCAGGCTGTCTAGCCAGAAATAGGAAGTTTAATACGCTAAGGAGAAGGATTGTGGCAATAAACAAAGTCACCCCTTGGGTTAAAAGTACCTGTGCATATTGTGGCGTAGGATGTGGCATTGAAGCGAAGCCTACCGCAAACGGTCAACTCGATATTCGAGGCGATGTTGATCACCCAGCAAACTATGGCCGATTATGTTCAAAAGGACTCGCCCTTGGCGAAACAGTTACACATGAAGGACGGCTACAGTATCCATCAATCAATGGTCAAGACGTCGATTGGAATAGTGCGATTAAGCACGTGGCGACACAATTTTCAGACATTATTGAACAGCATGGTAAAGATGCTGTTGCCTTTTATGTATCCGGACAGCTATTAACTGAAGATTATTATGTCGCTAATAAATTGATGAAAGGCTTTATTGGCAGTGGCAATATCGATACCAATTCACGCTTATGTATGTCATCAAGTGTCGCCGGGCATAAACGGGCATTTGGTTCTGACACGGTACCGGGCTGTTATGAAGATCTTGAGCTTGCCGATATGATCGTTATTACAGGTTCAAACCTCGCATGGTGCCACCCTATTTTATACCAGCGTATCAAGGCCGAAAAACAACGTCGCCCTAGCCTTCAGGTGATCGTTATCGATCCAAGAAAAA is drawn from Photobacterium profundum SS9 and contains these coding sequences:
- the cobA gene encoding uroporphyrinogen-III C-methyltransferase, with the protein product MSNEPPTNSIVNFAAVTAKESPFSGKVSLVGAGPGDPDLLTLKALRVIQQADLILFDRLVSKEICQLFPPSTPALYVGKAKDRHSVPQDEINDLLVTKAQQGLNICRLKGGDAFVFGRGGEEMLRLIQEGIEVELVPGITAAAGCTSYAGIPLTHRGLSQGCTFVTAHAEKELDIRWDSLAQLDHTLVFYMGLSKASLIAEELIKSGLDSNTPAALIENGCCPKQRVVRGKLNQLAELVTEHDVKSPALIVIGKVVDLADQLQWFASLDNQKAERLMA